The genomic stretch CCCGTGCAATATGTCGGGATATTTACAAATATCAGTTTACCCGATTATAATAATGTCAAGAAGGACTGGGGTAATGTTGAGAGACAAGGATTTGATTTTTTGCAACCGATTGCGATTTATCCGGTTCAAATGTCTTCTCTTTATTTCAATATGTTGAAACGTACTCAAGTTTTGTTGAGAAGCAAACAAACTCAAGGAAATGATGATACGAGAATGCATTATAAGTTGTTATTATACAAGATAGAGCAAGCGTTGAAATAGATTTAGGATGATTTGTAAAATGATAAAAATGAAAATCAAAAGAATAATATATCTTTTTCTTTTCCTATGTGTATTTGTGGGGGGAAGAAATGACGTGTGGGGAAAAGAACAGAAAGGAAGCACGGCTTATCAGCAGCTTTTTAATGGGAAACGAGTGGTTACTAGAGAGGGGTTAATGACTTTGCATCAAGTGGATGGAAAAGTTTTGGTTGAATTTCCTTTAAATCTGTTGAACAAGGAGATGATGTTTACTTCGGTGATTCGCTCAATCAGCGATAACGGTGAAGGTGTTGTGGGACAGTTTTCGGGTAATGGCACTGTTTTTACATTTATGCGGATAGATTCCGTTATACAAGCTAGGGTGAAAGTTCCTAGTTTAGGAAGCATGAAAAATATTTCGGGAGAGCGGGCAGTTGATCAAGCTTTGGAACAATCCAATAAACCGGGAATTTATAAGACATTTCGTATTTTGGCTTCTACCCCGGACGAAAAGGCTGTAGTGGTGGATATGACCTCTTTTTTTCTAGAGCATACCTCTTATACTTCTCCTTTCCCGAATTATGCGGGAAACTCTATGTTTGGTTTGGTGTTCCGGAATCATAAAGTCCAACCGGATCGTACGATATTATGTGGGATTAAAGCTTTTTCCAATAATATTGTGGTTACTGCCGAGCAAGGATATGACGTAGACCAATTATTCATGGGATCTATGCTTGTTAAAAAAGATGAAAAAGTATCTGTTGTTTCTGATAAGATTTTGATGTTATTACCGGAAGATGTTATGCGTGTTCGTAAAGCTGATTCTCGAGTAGGAGTCGGGTTTGTGAAACAGGCAACTTTTGCCGGTGGAGGGGATAAGTTGCAGACGAGTTATTGGACTACCCGTTGGAGAATTGAGCCTGTGGATATCGAAGATTATCGGAATGGCAAGTTGGTTGAACCGAAAAAACCGATAGTTTTTTATTTGGATAGCGTGATGCCATCGGTTTGGGTAAAATATATTCGTGAGGGAGTAGAAGAATGGAACAAGGCATTTCAGGAGATTGGTTTTAAGGATGTTGTGCGAGTTATACCTTTCCCGAAAGGAGATACGCTTTTTGACGCAACGAATATTAATTATTCTGTGATCAGATATGCTCCCCAGTGGTTGTCTACTTTACAAAGTGCCGTGTATACAGACCCGCGGAGTGGGGAAATCCTGAATGCATCAATTTATATCCATGATAATATGGTTGCTAATGTTACCCAGGACAGAATGTTTAATACGATGACGGCTGATTCATCTGTGCGTCGTCGTGAACTTTCCGATCAACAATTAGGTGAGGGTATTAAAATGATGGTAGCCCGTGAAGCAGGGTTGTGTTTGGGGTTCGTGTATAACGTGAGTGCTTCATCCGTGATCCCGGTAGACTCTTTACGTTCGGCATCTTTCACGCAACAATACGGGTTGAGTTCTTCGGTGATGGATTTTCTAACATGCAATTATATTGCTCAGCCGAAGGATGTGTGTGCGGGAGTACGTTTGACACAAGAGAATTTGGGTGTATATGATTATTGTCTGGTGAAATGGTCATATCAGCCTATTTACGAGGAGAACGAGGATACGGTGTTAAATGCTTGGGTTAAGAGTTTCCGCGAAAAACCGTACTGTCGTTTCCGTAGAAATCCTTCTGTGTTTGAATATGATCCTGATTTGGATTATTACGATTTGGGGGATGATCCGATAAAAGCTTTGAATTATCGGATAAAAAACATGAAGGTTGCAATACGAAATTTGTATGAGTGGTATCGGGAAGAGGATAAAGATTATAGTTGGAGGAAGGCTCTTGTGGCAAGAATTCAATATGCTTTCACTAATCAGGGTGTAAAAAATGTTGCAAGATATATTGGTGGTATTCGGGTTGATGAAGTACATGCTGATGAAGGGAAACCTAATTATGTTCCTGTACCTAAAGTTAAACAGAAAGAGGTTTTACGTTATTTGGTTGGATTGATGAAAGATTTGTCGTGGTTGGATAACCGAGAAATGATGTCGGAAACGGAGATTAATAGTCCTGTTGAGAACAGTGCTTGTAATACTATTATAAATGTGTTGTTTGCGAGAATGCCACAATTGGCTTTATGTGCATCAAATTCCGATGATCCTTATACTCCAGAAGAGTATGTGAATGATTTGTATCGGATGGTTTGGGAAAAGACTCTAAAGAATACGATGTTAACGGATAGGGATATGAATTTACAATTATTGTTTTTAGGGAAAGTTATGGCATCGTCGACAGTTGCTGCCGGGAGTGGAATTTTGGAACCTGTAAGGCAACAGGGGTTCTATTTAGCGGAACCGGGAGCCGAGAGGTATAGTATCTATGAAATACAAAAAGTAGTAGAAGTTTGTCAGTTTATGGGATGGATAGGTATAGAGCCCGAATTGGTACAAGGATTCGGCTCTCAACCGAATATTCTTGCTACGACATACTCGACCTCACATCTTTATTTACAAATGTTGCTGGAGATAGAACAGTTGGTGAAGAGCAGAGTTGAACATGCAACGGGTAAAACAAAATTGCATTACGAGTATATTTTGCATAAAATTAATAGGGCGAAAATGAAAGAATAAGAGGTTTGCTGTATAAGAAAATTTAATACATGTTAGGTAGAATTCCGGGTTACTTATTAATTTTCAAGTGTAAGTAACCCGGAATTTATTTTAAATTTTATTCTTAAGGTATATTAGAAGTTAATATTTTATCTTTTATATTTGCATTAAAGAATGAATGTACATGGTTGTGGATTATTCAGAAGATAGGGAATTGTTAACGTTATTAAGGCGTGGTGAGATTTCTGCATTTGTAGATATATACACTGCATATTATGATGCGTTGCTGAATTATGCCGATCGTTTGCTGAATGATATGGAGGCAGCTCGAGATGTGGTGCAACAAGTGTACTATAAGATGTGGGAAAACCGGGATACATTGAATATCTCTCTTTCTGTTAAAGCTTATCTTTTTAAATCGGTTTATCATGGTAGTCTAAACACGCTTGCTCATCAAAAGAATATTCAGAAGTATGAGCGCGAGCAGTTGACCGATTTCTATTTTTCTACCGTGATACAATCTCCCGAAGCGGAAGAGGCCTTGTGGAAGTCGGATATAGAACAGGCTATACAGGAGGCCATTGCTATTTTACCTGAAAAGTGTCGGGAGGTTTTCGTGTTGAGCAAGATTGAAGGTTTGAAGAATCGGGAAATTGCTGAAAAATTAAATATTTCAGAGAAAACAGTTGAACGTCATATGTCAATAGCGTTAAGCAAGTTACGAGAAGAATTAGATTGGCTATTGCAAATTATTTTATTTTTTTCTTTTTCTCATTGGGGGTAAAATTCTCTTCGGCTGTCTTTAGTGTATAAAAGCACGAGAAGATGGATGACAAAAATATCAATATAGAAGAATTAATAGTTCGAGTACTGGAGAATCGGGCTGATTCGGAAGATATACGATATTTCTCGAAATGGGTAGAGGAGATAAGAAATCGGGAATATTTTGAGAAGCTTAAGAAAATATGGAATCTTTCCGCGGGAGGGCATGCGAATTCGGAAATATTGGAAATAGGAGTAAGAGATTTCCGTCTATTTATGGAAAAATCTTTGAAGCCGAAAAAGCGTGTGGTATTGATGTGGAGGATGGGTTCGGTTGCTGCCGTGTTATTGATGATCCTGTCTTCGGTTTTGTGGCTGCGGAGAGATGTTTCAAAGATTTCTTCGGGCGAAGGATATTCCGTTTCTTCGGGACGGGGAGTTGTTTTGAAATTGGCTGATAACAAAGAGATCATACTTGGTGATTCTTTGAATCTGACAGGTGTGGTAGGGGAGTGGGTCTGTGTTAATAAGGTGGATCGTCGGGGAATTGTATATAAGATAAAAGATTCAACGGAAATCGAAGAAGAGGAATTGTGTTATAACCAAATTATAGTTCCGGCAGGAGAACGTTTTCTGGTACAGTTGTCTGATGGTACTAAAGTGTGGATTAATTCGGAAAGTTCTTTACGTTATCCGGCTTATTTTGGTAAGAGTATTCGGGAAGTCGAAGCCCGGGGGAACGTGTATTTTGAAGTAGCCAAGGATTCGACCCGTCCGTTTTTAGTTGTTTCCAGAGAGTTGACCACGGAAGTACTGGGAACTCGTTTTGAAGTGAACACCTATGGGGATCGGGACGAAGTGAGCGCGACACTGGTGGAAGGAAGTGTACGTGTAAACGTGGGGAGTCGTTTTGTTGTTATCAAGCCTGATCAGCAATTTACGTTTAACACGAAGAATGGGACTATTGAAGTGAACAAGGTCGATGCTGCAAGGAAGGTGATGTGGAAGGATGGCGTACTGGTGATTGATAACGAGGCTTTTCGAGATGTGATCTGGAAACTGGAACGTTGGTATGGAGTATCAATTGTAAACGAGACGGGACTTGTGTTTGCTCAATCTTTTAGCGGAGAGTTTGACCGGGAAGATATTCATGTGGCGATAGAGTCGTTGTGCGCAAACTTGAATATTACTTACACGATGGATAAAGATCGAATTATTCTGAAAAGGTAACAAAAAAGAGCATCCGTGCGACCAACACTATCGATGCTCTTTGCGCTAAGCCTTATTTATTAATAAACTTAACATGACAAAATTATGAAAAAAAACAAGTATTCGTTGTCTTTGTCATTAAAATTTCTCTGTAGAGTCGTTTTAATGACTGTTTTAGGGACAAGTTTCTTATGCTTTTCTGTAAAAGGAGACCCGGTGGAACCTCGGCGGGTGACTTTAAATCTAAAAGAGGTTTCTCTTTCCACGCTGTTTCAGGAAATAAAGAAACAGACGTCGTATAAATTTTTTTATAACGACACGCAGGAAAAACAGATGGGAAAAATTTCTATCTCTGTAAGCAATGAGACGGTGGAAAAGGTGTTGGAGAAGGTGTTTTCCGGAAAGGAATATACGTGTAAGATCTCGGGAGAACAAATTATTGTGGTTAAACGTCCAGAGACAAAAAAGTCGGCACAGGAGGTTGTGATAGAGGGGCTCGTTCTGGAAAGAGATTCGATGCCTATTATTGGAGCCACGGTCTTGTTACAGGGAACGACTACCGGCGTGGCTACTGATGTGAACGGAAAGTTTCGATTTGTAGTGCCGATGAGCAACGAGATTTATATCGAGGTTTCTTTCTTGGGAATGAAAAAACAAGTTCACAAGGTTTTGGGATTGCCTAACCCTAAACCAATGCGTATCGTGATGTTACCGGAAACCATGGGTGTGGATGAGGTGATCGTGACTGGTTATGCCAATATCCGGAAAGAGAGTTTCACGGGAGCTGCCACGACGGTTACGAAAGAGGAGATTTTAAGGATTTCTCCGAGAAATGTGATTGACGTGTTGCAGGTGTTCGATCCTTCTTTGCGTATGGTGAAGAATAACGAGATGGGATCTGATCCGAACACGTTGCCGGAATTTTATATTCGCGGACGTACCGGAATGGATGGTGTTACCCAGTTGGATAAATTAGAAGCTCAACAAGGAGGCGATATGTCTAAATTTTCATTGACGACAAATCCGAATTTGCCAGTTTTCATTTTGGACGGTTACGAGGTGGAAGTCCAGAAAATCTATGATATGGATCCGAACCGGATTGCCAGTATCACGATTTTAAAAGATGCTGCAGCCACGGCTATGTACGGATCGCGAGCTTCGAACGGGGTGATTGTTGTCGAGACGGTGACTCCGGAACTGGGGAAATTGCAAGTGGCTTATTCTTTCAATGCGTCTTTGACGGTTCCCGATCTTTCCGATTACAATTTGATGAATGCGGAGGAGAAGTTGCAGGCCGAATTGTTGTCCGGGTTATATGATCTTTCCACGGCTAACGGGATGACAGCTTATGTCATGAAGAAGAATTACATTACGAAAGGTGTTGATACCGATTGGATGTCCCAACCTTTGCAGAATCAATTCAATCATTCACATAGTTTGTATATATCCGGCGGTACGGAGGGATTTCGTTTCGGGACAGATTTGAGTTATAACCATGAGGGAGGTGTTATGAAAAAGTCTTATCGTAACCGGATGAGTGTGGGGATATATGTCGATTACCGGGTCGGTAAGTTACAAATACGGAATAATGTATCGTATGATTTGGCTAGGTCGTCAGATTCCCCATACGGTTCATTCAGCGATTACACGAAGCAACAACCTTATTACCCGATTTATGACGATAATGGCAAGCTCCTTCAGATGTTAGCTATCGGTATACCAAATCCGCTCTATGAAGCGACATTAGGTAATTTTAGCCGGGGAGAGTCTTCGAACTTGACGAATAACTTGAGCTTTTATTGGTTTATCAATGATCATTTGCAATTACAAAGTCAATTCTCTGTTACGAAGAATGATTCTGAAGACAAAGATTTTACAGATCCGTTGTCAACGAAGTACGGTTCTTCTGACAATCCTTTTACTCGGG from Butyricimonas virosa encodes the following:
- a CDS encoding SusC/RagA family TonB-linked outer membrane protein, whose protein sequence is MKKNKYSLSLSLKFLCRVVLMTVLGTSFLCFSVKGDPVEPRRVTLNLKEVSLSTLFQEIKKQTSYKFFYNDTQEKQMGKISISVSNETVEKVLEKVFSGKEYTCKISGEQIIVVKRPETKKSAQEVVIEGLVLERDSMPIIGATVLLQGTTTGVATDVNGKFRFVVPMSNEIYIEVSFLGMKKQVHKVLGLPNPKPMRIVMLPETMGVDEVIVTGYANIRKESFTGAATTVTKEEILRISPRNVIDVLQVFDPSLRMVKNNEMGSDPNTLPEFYIRGRTGMDGVTQLDKLEAQQGGDMSKFSLTTNPNLPVFILDGYEVEVQKIYDMDPNRIASITILKDAAATAMYGSRASNGVIVVETVTPELGKLQVAYSFNASLTVPDLSDYNLMNAEEKLQAELLSGLYDLSTANGMTAYVMKKNYITKGVDTDWMSQPLQNQFNHSHSLYISGGTEGFRFGTDLSYNHEGGVMKKSYRNRMSVGIYVDYRVGKLQIRNNVSYDLARSSDSPYGSFSDYTKQQPYYPIYDDNGKLLQMLAIGIPNPLYEATLGNFSRGESSNLTNNLSFYWFINDHLQLQSQFSVTKNDSEDKDFTDPLSTKYGSSDNPFTRGSLSVSSTNNFNWNLNAFLAYNNSIGKNYLNLSFGINAQESQTSNSSAQYKGFPSAALHTVGHAKEIVSKPSGADNKTRLMGIFLSGNYSWDNIFLGDVSIRFDGSSEFGSESRWGSFWSLGAGVNVHNFEFMQSLPWINQFKIRGTYGATGKVNYPPYAARDMYNILFDDWYSTGIGATLQGVGNENLVWEKTNTTNLGFDLSFFKSKYNLTFSWYNRQTVDMITDVTIPSSAGFTSYKDNMGETRNRGYEISLNAMIVNHKDFGVNVFANFAHNEGKLMKISESLKAYNERVDAYLTPTYAWYRPTAEQSLPFLKYEEGGSLTAIYGMKSLGINPQDGNELFVDRSGNVVGEWMASQQQIIGNTEPKGQGSFGINIRWKRLTLYTSFMYEFGGQQYNSTLLNKVECVDLSSSNADKRVLTQRWQKPGDVTPLKNIADRNRTTQSTSRFVQDNNEFSINSLSLSYDFNPEWVRRIGLDVVRIQASTNDLATFSSIKQERGLDYPFARTFNFGLSVSF
- a CDS encoding RNA polymerase sigma-70 factor, translating into MVVDYSEDRELLTLLRRGEISAFVDIYTAYYDALLNYADRLLNDMEAARDVVQQVYYKMWENRDTLNISLSVKAYLFKSVYHGSLNTLAHQKNIQKYEREQLTDFYFSTVIQSPEAEEALWKSDIEQAIQEAIAILPEKCREVFVLSKIEGLKNREIAEKLNISEKTVERHMSIALSKLREELDWLLQIILFFSFSHWG
- a CDS encoding FecR family protein; translation: MDDKNINIEELIVRVLENRADSEDIRYFSKWVEEIRNREYFEKLKKIWNLSAGGHANSEILEIGVRDFRLFMEKSLKPKKRVVLMWRMGSVAAVLLMILSSVLWLRRDVSKISSGEGYSVSSGRGVVLKLADNKEIILGDSLNLTGVVGEWVCVNKVDRRGIVYKIKDSTEIEEEELCYNQIIVPAGERFLVQLSDGTKVWINSESSLRYPAYFGKSIREVEARGNVYFEVAKDSTRPFLVVSRELTTEVLGTRFEVNTYGDRDEVSATLVEGSVRVNVGSRFVVIKPDQQFTFNTKNGTIEVNKVDAARKVMWKDGVLVIDNEAFRDVIWKLERWYGVSIVNETGLVFAQSFSGEFDREDIHVAIESLCANLNITYTMDKDRIILKR
- a CDS encoding zinc-dependent metalloprotease, with translation MKIKRIIYLFLFLCVFVGGRNDVWGKEQKGSTAYQQLFNGKRVVTREGLMTLHQVDGKVLVEFPLNLLNKEMMFTSVIRSISDNGEGVVGQFSGNGTVFTFMRIDSVIQARVKVPSLGSMKNISGERAVDQALEQSNKPGIYKTFRILASTPDEKAVVVDMTSFFLEHTSYTSPFPNYAGNSMFGLVFRNHKVQPDRTILCGIKAFSNNIVVTAEQGYDVDQLFMGSMLVKKDEKVSVVSDKILMLLPEDVMRVRKADSRVGVGFVKQATFAGGGDKLQTSYWTTRWRIEPVDIEDYRNGKLVEPKKPIVFYLDSVMPSVWVKYIREGVEEWNKAFQEIGFKDVVRVIPFPKGDTLFDATNINYSVIRYAPQWLSTLQSAVYTDPRSGEILNASIYIHDNMVANVTQDRMFNTMTADSSVRRRELSDQQLGEGIKMMVAREAGLCLGFVYNVSASSVIPVDSLRSASFTQQYGLSSSVMDFLTCNYIAQPKDVCAGVRLTQENLGVYDYCLVKWSYQPIYEENEDTVLNAWVKSFREKPYCRFRRNPSVFEYDPDLDYYDLGDDPIKALNYRIKNMKVAIRNLYEWYREEDKDYSWRKALVARIQYAFTNQGVKNVARYIGGIRVDEVHADEGKPNYVPVPKVKQKEVLRYLVGLMKDLSWLDNREMMSETEINSPVENSACNTIINVLFARMPQLALCASNSDDPYTPEEYVNDLYRMVWEKTLKNTMLTDRDMNLQLLFLGKVMASSTVAAGSGILEPVRQQGFYLAEPGAERYSIYEIQKVVEVCQFMGWIGIEPELVQGFGSQPNILATTYSTSHLYLQMLLEIEQLVKSRVEHATGKTKLHYEYILHKINRAKMKE